A window of Ipomoea triloba cultivar NCNSP0323 chromosome 2, ASM357664v1 contains these coding sequences:
- the LOC116009716 gene encoding ATPase WRNIP1, translating into MEKQQLLAMGFSEELASQALIATAGDVNKATEWILSNPDGQRASQDSVSSSLPAPDQPSTSPFQPKINRFFQSQSKPSSVNIHHEEEAEEPQLQRSTKRPKLAAQAEEEEKNSKKVTPHEPLSERMRPRTLDDVVGQDHLLGPSSVLKSAIDCGRIPSILLWGPPGTGKTSIARAILNSCFSVAGTTYRFVSLSAVTSGVKDVRDAVDEAKKLKKLCNKRTILFMDEVHRFNKAQQDSFLPVIEDGSVVFMGATTENPSFHLITPLLSRCRVLTLNALKPDHIRILLTRAVADSDKGLACSGNWKHLKIEVSDEAMEFLSMHCDGDARVALNALEISATTAASRAGLCVVPNIESGSGGAAMAFSIALNDAKEALQCKHLAYDRAGDEHYNLISALHKSMRGSDADASVYWLARMLEGGENPLYIARRLVRFASEDVGLADPNALCQAVACYQACHFLGMPECNVNLAQCVAYLALAPKSIAVYRALGDALKVVRESVGQNEGVPLHLRNAPTKLMKDFGYGKDYIYTPDNPNSSQTFLPPSLQGYKFLNWP; encoded by the coding sequence ATGGAGAAGCAACAGCTCCTAGCCATGGGCTTCTCGGAGGAGCTGGCTAGCCAAGCGTTGATCGCCACTGCCGGCGATGTAAACAAAGCCACTGAATGGATTCTTAGCAACCCCGACGGGCAAAGGGCTTCCCAGGATTCCGTTTCTTCCTCTCTCCCTGCCCCCGACCAGCCCTCAACTTCCCCTTTTCAGCCCAAAATCAATCGCTTCTTTCAATCCCAATCCAAGCCCTCTTCCGTCAACATCCATCACGAAGAAGAGGCAGAAGAACCCCAATTACAGCGTTCAACAAAACGCCCCAAATTAGCAGCGCAAGcggaggaggaagaaaagaaTAGTAAGAAGGTAACCCCTCACGAACCCTTATCGGAGCGGATGAGACCTCGGACTCTCGACGATGTGGTGGGACAGGACCATTTACTGGGCCCCAGCTCCGTTCTGAAATCGGCGATTGATTGTGGCCGCATACCCTCTATTCTTCTATGGGGCCCACCGGGCACCGGCAAGACATCCATCGCCAGAGCCATACTCAACTCCTGCTTCTCCGTTGCGGGGACCACGTATAGGTTTGTCTCTTTGTCTGCCGTGACTTCCGGGGTTAAAGATGTCCGAGATGCAGTTGATGAAGCTAAGAAACTGAAGAAACTGTGCAACAAAAGAACCATTCTGTTCATGGATGAGGTTCACAGGTTTAATAAGGCTCAACAAGACTCATTTTTACCAGTGATTGAAGATGGGAGTGTTGTGTTCATGGGTGCCACCACTGAGAACCCATCATTTCATTTGATCACACCCTTATTGTCTCGGTGTAGAGTTTTAACCCTCAATGCCTTAAAACCCGATCACATTCGCATACTCCTCACGCGAGCTGTTGCTGATTCTGATAAAGGATTGGCATGTAGTGGGAATTGGAaacatttgaaaattgaagtaaGTGATGAAGCTATGGAGTTTCTCTCGATGCACTGCGATGGAGATGCAAGGGTTGCATTGAATGCCTTGGAAATTTCTGCCACTACTGCAGCTTCCAGGGCTGGATTGTGTGTTGTACCAAATATTGAGTCTGGTAGTGGTGGAGCAGCAATGGCATTCAGCATTGCTTTGAATGATGCTAAAGAAGCATTGCAATGTAAACACTTGGCATATGACAGGGCGGGTGACGAGCACTACAATCTCATAAGTGCACTTCACAAATCCATGAGAGGGAGTGATGCTGATGCCTCGGTTTATTGGTTGGCAAGAATGCTGGAAGGAGGGGAAAATCCACTCTACATTGCCCGTCGGCTAGTTAGGTTTGCTAGTGAAGATGTGGGTTTAGCTGATCCTAATGCACTTTGCCAGGCTGTGGCATGCTATCAAGCCTGCCACTTCCTGGGTATGCCCGAGTGCAACGTCAACCTTGCTCAATGTGTGGCTTATTTGGCCTTGGCCCCCAAGTCAATTGCTGTTTACCGGGCACTGGGGGATGCATTGAAGGTAGTGAGGGAGTCGGTAGGACAGAACGAAGGGGTGCCCCTTCACCTCAGGAATGCACCAACCAAACTAATGAAGGATTTTGGATATGGAAAGGACTATATTTATACACCTGACAATCCTAATTCATCCCAGACTTTTTTGCCACCTTCTCTTCAAGGTTATAAGTTTCTGAACTGGCCGTAA